Below is a genomic region from Paenibacillus rhizovicinus.
GAATTGGCAGGCTTACAATTCCCTCAAGCGTCCTGGCGTCATGCGCCTCTGGAGCTATCAGGCCGTAGCCCGCGGCGCGGACACGGTGCTGTTCTTCCAGCTCCGCAGATCCGTAGGGGCTTGCGAGAAGTATCACGGCGCCGTCATCGAGCATGTCGGCCATGAGCACACGCGCGTGTTCCGCGAAGTCGCGGAATTGGGCCGGGAGCTGGGCGGATTGGGCGACGCGCTGCTGGATTCGCGCCTGGAATCGCAGGTCGCCATCGTCTACGATTGGCAGAACCGCTGGGCGACGGAGCTGTCGAGCGGTCCGACGGTCGCGCTGAAATACGTGAACGAAGTGCACAAGTTCTATGATGCGCTCTATAAGCGTCATATCGCGGCGGATATGATCAGCGTGGAGGAAGCGCTGGATAAGTACAAGATCGTTATCGCGCCGGTTCTGTACATGCTGCGTCCGGGTTTTGCGCAGAAGGTCGAGGCGTTCGTCGCAGCCGGAGGCACGTTCGTCACGACGTTCTTCAGCGGCATCGTGAACGAGAACGACATCGTGACGCTGGGCGGCTACCCCGGCGAGCTGCGCAAGGTGCTCGGCATCTGGGCGGAAGAGATCGACGCCCTGCTGCCGGAGCAGCGCAACCGGATCGTCATGAAGGGAGAACGCGGCGCGCTGTCGGGCGAATACGGATGCGGCATCCTATGCGACCTCATTCACGCCGAAGGCGCGGAAGTGGTCGCGGAATACGGCGATGACTTCTACCGCGGCATGCCCGCATTGACCGTGAACGCGTTCGGCAAAGGCCGCGCCTGGTACGTGGCGACGAGTCCGGATCAGGCGTTCATGGATGATTTTATCCGCGGCTTGGTTCAAGACAACGGCATTGAAGCGCCGATCGCCGATGCGCCTGCCGACCTTGAAGTGACGGTTCGCTCGAAAGACGGCCAGCGCTTCCTCTTCCTGCTCAACCATGCTGCGGGCGAAGCCGCGGTCGACCTCGGGGCGGCCAGCGGTCATGATCTGCTGGCGGGCGAGCAGCTGGCGGGCCGGATTACGGTTGCGGCTAAAGGCGTGCGGATCGTTCGGTTGAACGGGTAACATGCGGTAACGGTTGAATGCGGTGAACGGCATAACGGACGGTGTCCGCAGACCGCTTCCGCCGGAAGACATCGTTACTGAAGTGGGCGCGGTATACGCATTGTACGCGTTTTGAGCGCGCAAAAAGTGGACGCGGCGACAAAATTCGCTGCTCTCCTCTGCGTGAAGAATACAGTCCAGTCGCAGTCACAGTGACTGCTGCAGCACGAATTGAGCTAAGCAATTTCTATAACGCAGCTGCGTCAACAGCACGGCCGCTGCCAGAAGAGCCCTCAGTTTCACGAAATCGTCGTGATTCTGAAGGCTCTTTGCTTGTATAGGAGAAGCGCAATCTGCTTTTTTATTACGCGCATCTCCAACTCGCTAAGTTGTAAGGAAGTCCTGGGGCTTTGGGGGAGAACGCACCGATTGCCGCTCCATCTTATGCAGCTGCCATTCACGCCTGACCCGCGATCATTTTCTTATACGCCGCAGGGGTGCAGCCCTGATGCTGCTTGAAGACGCGGATGAAATAGCTCGGGTTCTCGAAACCGACGTCCAGCGCGACCTCCGACACGTTGCGGTCCTCGTTCTCGAGCAGCTTGGCGGCAATCCGGACACGGTAGCCGTTAATATATTCCGTGGGGCTTTTGCGGACCATGCTTTTGAAAAATCGGCAAAAATGTCCTTCGCTCATCCCGGCCTCGGACGACAGCCAGCCCAACGTCAGCTTGGACGCATAATGCTCGTGAATGGCGTTCAACGCGGTCTTCAGCCGTTCCGTCTTGGCATGGTCGCCGTCGGGCCGGCCGGACGTCAGCGGTGCCTTGGCATGCAGCGATAAGCGGCCTGCCGCCATAAGCAGCAGCGCTTTGGTATCGAGCTCGTAACCGTCCTGACGATCATCGTTCAGCCGCAGCACCCGGTCCAGCAGCTCCCGCGTCTCGCGTTCCCACGGTTCGTCTCCCGCGAGCAGCGGGGGAGGCTCGAGGCGCTTCTTGAGGAGCGGATCGAGATAGCGCTCTTGGATGACGTCGAAGCGGGAGCCGGCGAGCAGCTCGGCGTCGAAGACGATGGCGGTGAAGCGGCAAGGTTCTTCGTCGATCCGGTAGACGGCGTGCAGCTCGCCGCTGCGAATGAACAGCGTCTGCCCGGCGGTCGCTTCATAGGTATGGGCGCCGATTTGGAACAGACCGCGCCCGGCCGTCACGAGCATCCACTCCCACTCGTCATGCCAATGGCAGTCCACGCTCGACTGGTGTCCCGGCAGATCGACCTCGTAGACGGACAAGGGATAGGCTGGAAGTCCATGG
It encodes:
- a CDS encoding helix-turn-helix domain-containing protein, which produces MDRHTLKENRIHGLPAYPLSVYEVDLPGHQSSVDCHWHDEWEWMLVTAGRGLFQIGAHTYEATAGQTLFIRSGELHAVYRIDEEPCRFTAIVFDAELLAGSRFDVIQERYLDPLLKKRLEPPPLLAGDEPWERETRELLDRVLRLNDDRQDGYELDTKALLLMAAGRLSLHAKAPLTSGRPDGDHAKTERLKTALNAIHEHYASKLTLGWLSSEAGMSEGHFCRFFKSMVRKSPTEYINGYRVRIAAKLLENEDRNVSEVALDVGFENPSYFIRVFKQHQGCTPAAYKKMIAGQA
- a CDS encoding beta-galactosidase, which translates into the protein MINEKLPKIWYGGDYNPEQWDRETWSEDHRMFKLAGIDVATINVFSWALDQPDEETYDFAWLDEQMELLHAQGIGVCLATGTGAHPAWMAKRHPDVLRVDYQGRKRAFGGRHNSCPNSPTYRKYASALAGKLADRYKDHPALLIWHISNEYGGYCYCDNCANAFHGWLRDKYETIDALNRAWNTRFWGHAFYDWNEIPVPNELSEEWGGHRTNFQGISLDYRRFQSDSLLACYKMEYNEVKARTPHIPVTTNLMGFYPELDYFEWAKHMDIVSWDNYPSLDTPASFTAMTHDLMRGLKSGQPFMLMEQTPSQQNWQAYNSLKRPGVMRLWSYQAVARGADTVLFFQLRRSVGACEKYHGAVIEHVGHEHTRVFREVAELGRELGGLGDALLDSRLESQVAIVYDWQNRWATELSSGPTVALKYVNEVHKFYDALYKRHIAADMISVEEALDKYKIVIAPVLYMLRPGFAQKVEAFVAAGGTFVTTFFSGIVNENDIVTLGGYPGELRKVLGIWAEEIDALLPEQRNRIVMKGERGALSGEYGCGILCDLIHAEGAEVVAEYGDDFYRGMPALTVNAFGKGRAWYVATSPDQAFMDDFIRGLVQDNGIEAPIADAPADLEVTVRSKDGQRFLFLLNHAAGEAAVDLGAASGHDLLAGEQLAGRITVAAKGVRIVRLNG